The following proteins are co-located in the Salvelinus fontinalis isolate EN_2023a chromosome 29, ASM2944872v1, whole genome shotgun sequence genome:
- the LOC129827599 gene encoding lateral signaling target protein 2 homolog translates to MNRFRKWFHKPKKSDQQLLAQFYCADEELSKVAAKLNSLNGKNEPQRCALLVSQFRSCQDNVLSILNQIMNECIPGERANRDFYVKFPEEIQQENLEGQLWFGAECLAAGSIIMNQEAESEAMRPLAKELTRCIDEVRNIARDQALRNRNIYTELLCQALRKFDNLFAGFEFSYVSAMVPVKSFKQYDIQQDVTVLFCETVSRALKRGYITQDMIDDYEPALMFTIPRLAIVCGLMVFPDGPMKLDGELEDMSELFRPFHSLLKKIRNLLRTLKEEELHSLERNLCVTHEEGLVARRRSSAIPHSAITLAQQLEHTMHGKQGAKSQSNVPPQACVVMEEDKEDNPSLLQAEPGRLEWDPEIELSSSMQADITEMELLSMMFYQAGDEMSSFLSPTSSQTSSPYPQRRGAASLTPSPMASPLRLRRAGSRVSSGGWSSGGSSVDKEESVFYMDDLDGTQKQGYSLPNSPYLNMRRNMSCPSSQWTSLSRKCAEAALQRSKNWPSSSRLSNPDPGALSVPPIYLNGEGLSQNVSQDVLEMAELIALRMKGMKLSATVINPPSPNLSTWTEKVKEEKDDDEDDDEEDSQLQSLNEGATYCQISPCICLQCPSLHIFPPDHDTYGCLTPQTQGPPLSAVRSPALSPREQGNERSHVLGQRFSSLQAKGQQRDGVPASVACPSLTQWRTNGDGKAEQRVVEAEPEEYTLSQFSYQPSSNNTEGFEHPDIQLACHNIRSRFNSSGDLLHRLFVCISGVADQLQSNYSSDLRTILKTLFQIMTTKTVLAEEDKQRKASLGLSNKALEDCALCMEWLSSSPSMEQDVQCEALPNWVPDEACSVCTACNAPFTLIRKKHHCRSCGKIFCSRCSARSAPLPRYGQVKAVRVCTHCYMFHVTPFCPWNSN, encoded by the exons ATGAACAGATTTCGAAAGTGGTTTCACAAACCTAAG AAATCGGACCAACAATTGCTTGCCCAGTTCTACTGTGCTGATGAAGAGCTGAGCAAAGTGGCTGCCAAGCTCAACAGCCTGAATGGCAAGAACGAACCCCAACGCTGTGCCCTGCTGGTCAGCCAGTTCCGCTCATGCCAG GACAATGTGCTGAGCATCCTCAACCAGATCATGAATGAGTGTATCCCAGGCGAGAGAGCCAACCGAGACTTCTATGTCAAGTTCCCAGAGGAGATCCAACAAGAGAACCTGGAAGGCCAGCTGTGGTTTGGAGCTGAG TGTTTGGCTGCTGGCTCCATCATCATGAACCAGGAGGCTGAGAGCGAGGCAATGCGTCCCCTAGCAAAGGAACTGACTCGCTGCATAGATGAAGTACGGAACATCGCCCGTGACCAGGCTCTTCGCAATCGGAACATCTATACAGAGCTACTGTGCCAGGCCTTGAGAAAATTTGACAACCTGTTTGCAGGTTTCGAGTTCAG CTATGTTTCAGCCATGGTACCAGTCAAGTCCTTTAAACAGTATGACATCCAACAGGATGtcactgtgctgttctgtgagACCGTGTCCAG GGCACTAAAACGGGGATATATCACTCAAGACATGATCGATGACTATGAGCCTGCACTCATGTTTACAATCCCACGATTAGCTATAGTGTG tggtctaatGGTGTTTCCTGATGGCCCCATGAAGCTGGATGGTGAGTTGGAGGACATGTCTGAGTTATTCAGGCCCTTCCACTCTTTACTGAAGAAAATTAG GAATCTCCTGCGCACGCTCAAGGAAGAAGAGCTTCATTCGTTGGAACGCAACCTCTGTGTCACTCATGAAGAGGGTTTGGTTGCCCGCCGCCGTTCTTCAGCCATACCACATTCAGCCATCACTCTGGCCCAGCAACTGGAGCATACCATGCATGGGAAGCAGGGGGCAAAGTCCCAGTCAAATGTTCCTCCTCAGGCATGTGTTGTGATGGAGGAGGACAAGGAGGACAACCCTTCCCTCCTGCAAGCTGAACCTGGCCGTTTAGAGTGGGACCCAGAGATtgagctgtcatcctccatgcaGGCTGACATCACAGAGATGGAGCTGCTCAGCATGATGTTCTACCAGGCGGGAGATGAGATGTCCAGCTTTCTGTCCCCAACATCTAGCCAGACTTCATCTCCTTACCCCCAGAGGAGGGGGGCTGCCAGCCTCACCCCCAGCCCCATGGCCTCTCCTCTCAGGCTCCGCAGGGCTGGGAGCAGAGTGTCGTCTGGTGGTTGGTCGTCTGGTGGGTCAAGTGTAGACAAAGAGGAGAGTGTCTTCTACATGGATGACTTGGACGGGACACAGAAGCAAGGCTATTCCCTTCCTAACTCCCCATATCTGAATATGAGGCGGAACATGTCTTGCCCTTCTTCACAGTGGACCAGCTTGTCCAGGAAGTGTGCGGAGGCAGCCCTTCAGCGCAGCAAGAACTGGCCCAGCAGTAGCAGGCTCTCGAACCCAGACCCTGGggctctctctgtcccccccatcTACCTGAATGGGGAGGGGTTGAGCCAGAATGTGAGCCAGGATGTTTTAGAGATGGCAGAGCTGATTGCACTGAGGATGAAGGGGATGAAACTCTCTGCAACTGTGATcaatcccccatctcccaacctgTCTACCTGGACTGAGAAGGTGAAAGAGGAAAAAGATGACGATGAAGATGACGACGAAGAGGATTCACAGCTGCAGTCTCTGAATGAAGGGGCCACATACTGCCAGATCAGCCCCTGTATCTGCCTCCAGTGCCCCAGTCTGCATATATTCCCACCAGACCATGACACCTATGGCTGCCTGACTCCCCAAACCCAAGGTCCCCCCTTATCTGCTGTTAGAAGCCCAGCTCTGAGCCCCAGAGAACAGGGGAATGAGAGGAGCCATGTGCTAGGACAACGGTTCTCTTCACTACAGGCCAAGGGTCAACAGAGAGATGGTGTTCCAGCATCTGTTGCCTGCCCCAGCCTGACCCAGTGGAGAACCAATGGAGATGGGAAGGCTGAACAGAGAGTGGTAGAGGCAGAGCCAGAGGAATACACCCTGTCTCAGTTCAG CTATCAACCCAGCAGTAATAACACAGAGGGGTTTGAGCATCCTGACATCCAGTTGGCCTGCCACAATATCCGATCCCGTTTCAATAGCAGCGGTGATCTCCTTCACCGTCTGTTTGTATGCATCTCAG GTGTTGCAGACCAGCTACAAAGCAACTACTCTAGTGACCTAAGAACCATATTGAAGACACTCTTCCAGATAATGACGACTAAGACAGTTCTTGCAGAAGAAGACAAGCAAAGGAAAG CATCCTTAGGCCTGAGTAACAAGGCTCTGGAAGACTGTGCCTTGTGTATGGAGTGGCTGTCCTCCTCCCCATCGATGGAGCAAGATGTCCAATGTGAAG CGCTCCCAAACTGGGTTCCTGATGAGGCCTGTAGTGTCTGCACAGCATGTAACGCCCCCTTCACCTTAATACGCAAGAAGCACCACTGCAGGAGCTGTGGCAAG ATCTTCTGTTCTCGCTGCTCTGCCCGCTCAGCGCCTCTACCGCGGTACGGCCAGGTCAAGGCTGTGAGGGTATGCACCCACTGCTACATGTTTCACGTCACGCCATTCTGCCCCTGGAACAGCAACTGA
- the selenot2 gene encoding selenoprotein T2 encodes MAEYSQTGILTALLLFTVVTVKDIYVGRSMMTQHPAQASDSLNMGADRLRDADPQRLSKQALYTGPVLKFQFCISUGYNKVFQEYSRSISQLYPDIRIEGENYPPTTINKYLGNVFSYFKLLAIALVVSGQNPFAMLGLETPRAWTWTQENKIFSCLMTFFLSNMLETHFLSTGAFEITLNDVPIWSKLQSGYVPNIQEIFQILDNHIKMNQVDKISFPSL; translated from the exons ATGGCAGAATATAGCCAAACGGGTATTTTGACGGCGCTTCTGCTGTTCACAGTTGTTACTGTAAAAGACATTTACGTCGGGAGGTCCATGATGACTCAACACCCAGCGCAGGCCTCTGACAGCCTGAATATGGGGGCTGATCGTTTGCGGGATGCCGACCCACAGAGGCTCAGCAAGCAGGCCCTCTACACTGGGCCAGTGCTGAAATTCCAGTTTTG CATCTCCTGAGGGTATAACAAGGTGTTCCAGGAGTACTCCCGGTCTATCAGCCAGTTGTACCCGGACATCCGCATAGAAGGGGAAAATTACCCTCCCACAACCATCAACAA ATATCTCGGAAATGTATTTTCCTACTTCAAACTTCTTGCCATTGCCCTGGTTGTCAGTGGACAAAATCCCTTCGCTATGCTTGGACTGGAGACTCCCAGAGCATGGACGTGGACTCAAGAAAATAAG ATATTCTCGTGCCTGATGACATTCTTCCTCAGTAACATGTTGGAGACCCACTTCTTGTCCACCGGTGCATTTGAAATCACACTAAATG ATGTACCAATCTGGTCCAAGCTGCAGTCAGGATACGTACCCAACATTCAGGAGATCTTCCAAATCCTTGATAATCACATTAagatgaatcaagttgacaagaTTTCCTTTCCATCTCTGTAG